One region of Papaver somniferum cultivar HN1 unplaced genomic scaffold, ASM357369v1 unplaced-scaffold_131, whole genome shotgun sequence genomic DNA includes:
- the LOC113332476 gene encoding uncharacterized protein LOC113332476 has translation MITVSVGDVLVSGVHAHVKVVQRRFQWSEMQLISDLNKPWIILSDFNAVISHDEKVGGRLPNRTAMVDFNECITQCNLLHAPKNGLQFSWSNCQQGNRRILCNLDMVLFNQKWLQLYGDWGYKLKELKKVLNDWNWKVFGNVQVKIKEAEEKVKIAIEISDNNPFDEDAYKDLVRAQNEHASREVQENNLLRQKVRVKWIKEGSANTSFFHTNMKIRAARNAIHEIEDNDGNVLAS, from the exons ATGATAACAGTCAGTGTTGGAGATGTTTTGGTTTCTGGAGTACATGCTCATGTTAAGGTGGTTCAAAGAAGGTTTCAATGGTCTGAAATGCAGTTAATAAGTGATCTTAATAAGCCATGGATTATCCTTAGTGATTTTAATGCAGTAATTTCACATGATGAGAAAGTTGGTGGTAGACTTCCTAATAGAACTGCAATGGTGGATTTCAATGAGTGTATAACTCAGTGTAACCTTCTTCATGCTCCAAAAAATGGTCTTCAGTTTTCTTGGTCTAATTGTCAGCAAGGAAATAGAAGGATTCTATGTAACTTAGACATGGTCTTATTTAATCAGAAATGGTTGCAATTGTATGGAGATTGGGGATACAAG TTAAAGGAGCTTAAAAAGGTGTTAAATGATTGGAATTGGAAAGTTTTTGGAAATGTTCAAGTAAAGATAAAAGAAGCTGAAGAAAAAGTTAAAATTGCAATTGAAATATCTGACAACAATCCATTTGATGAAGATGCTTACAAAGATTTGGTTAGAGCTCAAAATGAACATGCTAGTAGAGAGGTACAAGAAAACAATCTATTAAGACAAAAAGTTAGAGTTAAGTGGATTAAAGAAGGATCAGCAAATACTAGTTTCTTTCACACAAATATGAAGATTAGAGCTGCAAGAAATGCAATTCATGAAATTGAGGATAATGATGGTAATGTACTTGCAAGTTAG